Proteins from a single region of Streptomyces glaucescens:
- a CDS encoding sigma-70 family RNA polymerase sigma factor, with the protein MSTERTRETAALVTAAQSGDPEAQDALIGAYLPLVYNVVGRALDGSVDVDDVVQETLLRALDALGGLRAPENFRSWLVAIAMNQVRAHWHDRQAAPGAVEEAEELADPGADFVDLTIVQLQLSGQRQETARATRWLEPDDRGLLSLWWLECAGELTRSEVATALDLSPQHTAVRVQRMKAQLEAARVVVRALDARPRCAELAALLGPWDGRPSALWRKRIARHARGCSRCSGLWSGLMPAEGLLAGLALVAAAPALWDKVLAPAAGTAAPHGMVPAGSASRPASSPAPGRPVPAAGHRAAPGGRTPSRSQVRRRRRIRRRAVAGAVVVSGVVGGGLWYFGTDPGTAPERATAAPTAGAHAVDHPAPSAAEASASALRPPSASVPASPSAAPSKKATPSRSPAGKSTPTAARPPAPRPAPSASATPQAQPAPTGTVAQVVALVNKERAAAGCAPLTEDPQLNQAAQGHSEDMAARGFFDHTNPDGADPGRRTTAAGYAWSTYGENIARGQQTPEAVMESWMNSPGHRANILNCSFEDIGVGVHDGSGGPWWTQNFGAEQGG; encoded by the coding sequence ATGAGCACAGAGCGCACGAGGGAGACGGCGGCACTGGTGACCGCTGCGCAGAGCGGTGACCCGGAGGCCCAGGATGCCCTGATCGGTGCCTACCTCCCGCTGGTCTACAACGTCGTGGGGCGCGCACTCGACGGCTCCGTCGACGTGGACGACGTCGTACAGGAGACCCTGCTGCGCGCACTCGACGCACTGGGCGGGCTGCGCGCTCCCGAGAACTTCCGCTCCTGGCTCGTGGCCATCGCGATGAACCAGGTCAGGGCGCACTGGCACGACCGGCAGGCGGCCCCGGGCGCCGTCGAGGAGGCCGAGGAACTCGCCGATCCGGGGGCCGACTTCGTGGACCTGACCATCGTGCAGCTGCAGCTGTCCGGCCAGCGTCAGGAGACCGCACGGGCGACCCGCTGGCTGGAACCCGACGACCGGGGACTGCTGTCGCTCTGGTGGCTGGAGTGCGCCGGTGAACTGACGCGCTCCGAGGTCGCCACCGCTCTCGACCTCTCGCCCCAGCACACGGCGGTCCGGGTGCAGCGGATGAAGGCCCAGCTGGAGGCCGCCCGGGTGGTCGTACGCGCACTCGACGCACGCCCGCGCTGTGCGGAACTGGCGGCGCTCCTGGGCCCTTGGGACGGGCGGCCCTCGGCCCTGTGGCGCAAGCGAATAGCCCGGCACGCGCGTGGCTGCTCCCGCTGCTCCGGCCTGTGGAGCGGGCTGATGCCGGCGGAGGGCCTGCTGGCCGGACTCGCCCTGGTCGCGGCGGCACCCGCCCTCTGGGACAAGGTGCTCGCCCCCGCGGCAGGGACGGCCGCCCCCCACGGGATGGTCCCGGCCGGCTCGGCGTCCCGGCCGGCATCCTCGCCGGCACCCGGCCGCCCGGTCCCGGCAGCCGGGCACCGTGCCGCCCCGGGCGGCCGGACGCCCTCCCGCAGCCAGGTACGCCGGCGTCGGCGCATCCGGCGTCGCGCCGTCGCCGGAGCCGTGGTGGTGTCCGGTGTCGTCGGCGGCGGCCTGTGGTACTTCGGCACGGACCCCGGTACCGCACCCGAGCGGGCGACCGCGGCGCCCACGGCCGGTGCCCACGCGGTGGACCACCCGGCGCCGAGCGCCGCCGAGGCGTCCGCGTCGGCCCTCAGGCCGCCGTCCGCGTCCGTGCCGGCCTCGCCGTCCGCGGCACCTTCCAAGAAGGCGACGCCTTCCCGGAGCCCCGCCGGGAAGAGCACGCCGACGGCCGCCCGGCCCCCCGCCCCCCGGCCGGCGCCGAGCGCATCCGCCACTCCACAGGCGCAGCCGGCGCCGACCGGAACCGTCGCGCAGGTCGTCGCCCTGGTGAACAAGGAACGGGCGGCCGCCGGTTGTGCCCCGCTCACCGAGGATCCGCAGCTGAACCAGGCCGCACAGGGCCACTCGGAGGACATGGCGGCGCGCGGCTTCTTCGACCACACCAACCCGGACGGTGCCGATCCCGGCCGCCGCACCACCGCCGCGGGATACGCGTGGTCCACCTACGGCGAGAACATCGCGCGGGGCCAGCAGACCCCGGAAGCGGTGATGGAGTCCTGGATGAACAGCCCCGGTCACCGCGCCAACATCCTCAACTGCTCGTTCGAGGACATCGGCGTGGGCGTCCACGACGGCTCGGGCGGACCGTGGTGGACGCAGAACTTCGGGGCCGAGCAGGGCGGCTGA
- a CDS encoding trypsin-like serine peptidase translates to MRRHRTAPGILLALAALLTGGLVEAGTAAAAATDTDAAPSGDSVPARTAPAAEQHRARTFWTAERMRGATPLDLLVTPRAAQRLKAPRAAEGRTTTVAPTAAPASFPQAGGAWSGGGAVVKTSGRVFFTFQGRTASCSGNAVTSQNASTVITAGHCVKYQGSWHTNWVFVPAYDNGSAPYGQWTATTTLTTPQWEANEDINYDVGAAVVAPLNGQKLTAVVGAQGIQFNGGYNKPMYAFGFPAASPYDGSKLIYCSGNSSKDFLFSQDHSLACNMTGGSSGGPWFTGFSESTGAGLQVSVNSFGYTFLPNRMFGPYFGNDAKALYDKAQIS, encoded by the coding sequence GTGAGACGCCATCGCACCGCCCCAGGCATCCTGCTGGCCCTGGCAGCCCTGCTCACCGGCGGCCTCGTCGAAGCCGGAACGGCCGCCGCGGCAGCGACGGACACCGATGCGGCCCCCTCGGGAGACTCCGTACCGGCCCGCACCGCCCCCGCCGCCGAACAGCACAGGGCCCGCACGTTCTGGACCGCCGAACGCATGCGCGGCGCCACACCCCTGGATCTCCTGGTGACCCCGCGGGCCGCCCAGCGGCTGAAGGCACCGCGGGCCGCCGAAGGGCGGACGACGACCGTCGCACCCACCGCCGCCCCCGCGTCCTTCCCGCAGGCCGGGGGCGCGTGGAGCGGTGGCGGCGCGGTCGTGAAGACGTCGGGCCGGGTGTTCTTCACGTTCCAGGGCCGCACCGCGTCCTGCTCCGGCAACGCCGTGACCAGCCAGAACGCCAGCACCGTCATCACCGCGGGCCACTGCGTCAAATACCAGGGCAGCTGGCACACCAACTGGGTGTTCGTCCCCGCCTACGACAACGGCAGCGCGCCCTACGGCCAGTGGACCGCGACCACCACGCTCACCACCCCGCAGTGGGAGGCGAACGAGGACATCAACTACGACGTCGGGGCCGCGGTCGTCGCTCCGCTGAACGGCCAGAAGCTCACCGCGGTCGTCGGCGCCCAGGGCATCCAGTTCAACGGCGGCTACAACAAGCCGATGTACGCCTTCGGCTTCCCGGCGGCCTCGCCGTACGACGGCTCGAAGCTGATCTACTGCAGCGGCAACAGCTCGAAGGACTTCCTGTTCTCCCAGGACCACAGCCTCGCCTGCAATATGACCGGCGGGTCGAGCGGCGGCCCCTGGTTCACCGGCTTCAGCGAGTCGACGGGCGCCGGTCTGCAGGTCTCTGTGAACAGCTTCGGCTACACGTTCCTGCCGAACCGCATGTTCGGCCCGTACTTCGGCAACGACGCGAAGGCCCTGTACGACAAGGCCCAGATCTCGTAG
- a CDS encoding helix-turn-helix domain-containing protein — translation MDKGKQITGTARVELAREMKRQYEQGLSIRAIAEAHGRSYGFVHRVLTEAEAPLRNRGGDHRRLEKSGRAKG, via the coding sequence GTGGACAAGGGGAAGCAGATCACCGGTACGGCTCGGGTGGAACTCGCACGCGAGATGAAGCGGCAGTACGAACAGGGGCTGTCCATACGGGCCATCGCCGAGGCCCACGGACGGTCCTACGGTTTCGTGCACCGTGTCCTCACCGAGGCGGAGGCTCCCCTGCGCAACCGGGGCGGGGACCACCGACGGCTGGAGAAGTCCGGCCGGGCGAAGGGGTGA
- a CDS encoding VOC family protein, producing MTGQTSTAPQGYTTVAPWVVTDDTGAFLDFVTEVFGGEELARVPTEDGSIGHGEIRIGDTVVLAFDRRADWPALPSLLRVFVADADEAFSRAVAAGSRVVTALSDNAFGQRGGRVRDPFGNIWWVVAHIEDVPEDEMWRRLKDPVHAEGMRVAQETLDTELSGRSRGRSSAPVRTTAPGR from the coding sequence ATGACCGGGCAGACGAGCACGGCACCCCAGGGCTACACCACCGTCGCACCCTGGGTCGTCACCGACGACACGGGGGCCTTCCTCGACTTCGTGACCGAGGTGTTCGGGGGCGAGGAACTCGCCCGGGTGCCCACGGAGGACGGTTCGATCGGTCACGGCGAGATCCGGATCGGCGACACCGTCGTGCTGGCCTTCGACCGGCGCGCCGACTGGCCCGCCCTGCCGAGCCTGCTGCGCGTGTTCGTCGCCGACGCGGACGAGGCGTTCTCCCGGGCCGTCGCGGCCGGCAGCCGGGTGGTCACCGCTCTGTCGGACAACGCCTTCGGCCAGCGCGGGGGGCGTGTCAGGGACCCCTTCGGCAACATCTGGTGGGTGGTCGCACACATCGAGGACGTACCCGAGGACGAGATGTGGAGGCGGCTGAAGGACCCGGTGCACGCCGAGGGCATGCGCGTGGCCCAGGAGACGCTCGACACCGAGCTGAGCGGCCGGAGCCGGGGACGCAGCAGCGCGCCCGTCAGGACGACCGCCCCCGGCCGCTGA
- a CDS encoding 2'-5' RNA ligase family protein — MRTVELLLDAAAELAVREAWRRLADAGLPSLARHRSPANSPHVTLATCAELTAPIRWELAEVAAALPLPVRCAGVVHFERPASVLAWALDRDRALAGLQRRVWQAVASDSPPGSLNPLHEPDRWVPHITLGRTRRAGVFAGRRVVELLPAPPPSVRLTTLRSYDTGTGSVEVLGPWP, encoded by the coding sequence GTGCGCACGGTCGAGCTCCTGTTGGACGCGGCGGCAGAGCTGGCGGTCCGGGAGGCCTGGCGAAGGCTCGCGGACGCGGGGCTGCCCAGCCTGGCGCGTCACCGTTCGCCGGCCAACAGCCCGCACGTCACCCTGGCCACCTGTGCGGAGCTGACCGCCCCGATCCGCTGGGAGCTCGCCGAGGTGGCCGCCGCCCTGCCGCTGCCGGTGCGGTGCGCCGGCGTGGTCCACTTCGAGCGGCCCGCCTCGGTGCTGGCCTGGGCGCTGGACCGCGACCGCGCGCTGGCCGGCTTGCAGCGCAGGGTGTGGCAAGCGGTGGCGTCGGACAGTCCGCCCGGCAGCCTCAATCCCCTCCACGAGCCCGACCGCTGGGTGCCGCACATCACCCTCGGCCGGACCAGGCGGGCCGGTGTCTTCGCCGGCCGGCGGGTCGTCGAACTGCTGCCGGCGCCGCCGCCGTCGGTCCGGCTCACGACCCTGCGCAGCTACGACACCGGGACCGGGTCCGTGGAAGTGCTGGGGCCATGGCCCTGA